The Tripterygium wilfordii isolate XIE 37 chromosome 4, ASM1340144v1, whole genome shotgun sequence genome has a window encoding:
- the LOC119996291 gene encoding pleiotropic drug resistance protein 3-like isoform X1: protein MGEILDTDEMETMRVELEEIGRSIRSSFRLHTSSFRAQESASNEDCENENESYAQEWAAIERLPTYKRLKSSLFNVESGGNDDGQGKRVIDVTKLGAGERHLFVEKLIKHIEHDNLELLRKIRRRIDKVGVKLPTVEVRYKNLCVEAVCEVVHGKPLPTLWNSAKSTLSVLGRLWGSSSREAKISIINDVSGIIKPGRMTLLLGPPGSGKTTLLKTLSGNLNQSLKVTGEIAYNGFKLKEIVPQKTSAYISQHDLHIPDMTVRETIDFSARCQGVGSRADIMLEVSRREKEAGIVPDPDTDTYMKAISVEGLERTLQTDYILKILGLDICADIMVGSAIKRGISGGQKKRLTTAEMLVGPISNLFMDEITNGLDSSTAFQIVSCLRQLVHISNATVLVSLLQPAPETFDLFDDVILMAQGKVVYHGPREHICNFFEECGFKCPERKGVADFLQEVISKKDQKQYWFHKQVPYSYFTVDMFSRKFKESPTAKNLDEELSEPYDKSRSHNTALSFNVYSLSNWELFQACMSREFLLMRRNSFIYVFKTSQLTVVAFVMMTVFLRTRQDIDIFRANYYMGALFYALVILLVDGVPELSMTVTRLAVFYKQREMCFYPAWIYATVSSILKIPLSFVESLVWTSLTYYVIGYSPEISRFFRQFILLFAVHMASLSTFRFLASAFQTAVASLIAGSYAVFLFLLFSGFIITKSSMPVWLKWGFWVSPLSYGEIGLSLNEFLSPRWQKLSNTNTSIGQELLKSRGLDFNGHYYWISLGALFGFSLLFNIGYALALSFLKPPGSSRAIISHDKLSQTHGGEQSHYGPHVEEKSRRSTSGSNKASDEGRMVLPFQPLTLTFQDVHYHVDTPLEMRERGFTSKKLQLLSGITGALRPGVLTALMGVSGAGKTTLLDVLAGRKTYGYIEGEINIGGYPKVQETFARISGYCEQTDVHSPQITVEESVLFSAWLRLAPQIALKTKVEFVNEVLETIELEGIKDALVGIPGVNGLSTEQRKRLTIAVELVANPSIIFMDEPTTGLDARAAAIVMRAVKNVVDTGRTVVCTIHQPSIDIFETFNELILLKRGGHVIYFGPLGHHSSRVIEYFEGISGVPKISSNYNPATWMLEVTSASSEAELCVDFTKIYRDSALYQNNMELIQELSKPPHGSNDLQFPTQFPQNGWGQFKSCLWKQHLSYWRSPSYNLVRIVYTLASSLLFGLLYWGKGKKISNQQNLFNITGSMYASVLFLGINNCASVLPYVATERNVMYRERFAGMYSVWTYSLAQVMIEIPYSFVQAVSFVLITYPMIGYYVSAYKIFWYFYGIFCALLYYNYLGMLLVAFTPNYVVATTISSLFYTLLNLFTGFLIPQPRIPNWWIWVYYLSPTSWTLNGMLSSQYGDIDKEITVYGETKILSAFLKDYYGFHHDRLAITGVVLTAFPLLYAALFSFFIGRLNFQRR, encoded by the exons ATGGGAGAGATACTTGATACAGATGAGATGGAGACCATGAGAGTGGAACTAGAAGAGATTGGAAGAAGCATCAGATCCTCATTTCGTCTTCACACGTCGAGCTTCCGTGCACAAGAATCTGCAAGCAATGAAGATtgtgaaaatgagaatgaatcGTATGCTCAAGAATGGGCTGCAATCGAGAGACTCCCTACTTATAAACGATTGAAATCATCTTTATTCAACGTAGAGAGCGGTGGCAACGACGATGGTCAAGGGAAACGAGTCATCGACGTTACCAAGCTAGGCGCTGGCGAGCGACATTTGTTCGTTGAGAAACTTATCAAGCACATTGAGCATGACAATCTTGAACTGCTGCGCAAGATCCGGAGAAGAATCGATAA AGTTGGTGTGAAGCTGCCTACTGTGGAGGTTAGATATAAGAACCTGTGTGTGGAAGCAGTGTGTGAGGTTGTTCATGGAAAGCCACTTCCTACACTATGGAATTCTGCTAAAAGCACACTTTCT GTTCTTGGGAGGTTATGGGGTTCAAGTTCACGTGAAGCCAAGATAAGCATCATCAATGATGTCAGTGGTATCATAAAGCCAGGAAG GATGACTCTGCTGCTTGGCCCCCCTGGATCTGGGAAGACAACCCTTTTAAAGACGCTCTCTGGGAATCTAAACCAGTCTCTCAAG GTAACAGGAGAAATTGCTTACAATGGATTCAAACTAAAAGAGATTGTCCCCCAGAAAACATCTGCATATATAAGTCAACATGACCTGCACATTCCTGACATGACTGTTAGGGAAACAATTGATTTTTCGGCACGTTGTCAAGGTGTTGGAAGCCGAGCAG ACATAATGTTGGAGgtcagtaggagagagaaagaagccGGAATTGTTCCAGATCCGGACACAGATACTTACATGAAG gcAATTTCTGTTGAAGGATTGGAAAGAACCCTTCAAACGGACTACATCTTGAAA aTCCTTGGGCTTGATATTTGTGCAGACATCATGGTGGGCAGTGCCATCAAACGAGGGATATCTGGTGGTCAGAAGAAAAGATTGACTACAG CGGAAATGCTTGTGGGTCCCATAAGTAATTTGTTTATGGATGAAATAACAAATGGCTTAGACAGTTCTACTGCATTTCAAATTGTTTCTTGCCTTCGACAGCTGGTGCATATATCAAATGCTACTGTACTTGTTTCGCTTCTTCAACCAGCACCGGAAACCTTTGATCTATTTGATGATGTTATTTTGATGGCACAAGGGAAGGTTGTGTATCATGGACCGCGTGAAcatatttgcaatttttttgaGGAATGTGGTTTTAAATGTCCTGAGAGGAAAGGAGTAGCTGATTTTCTTCAGGAG GTCATCTCAAAGAAGGACCAAAAACAGTACTGGTTTCATAAACAAGTCCCTTACAGTTATTTTACAGTTGATATGTTTTCTAGAAAGTTCAAGGAATCTCCCACAGCAAAAAATTTAGATGAGGAGCTTTCCGAGCCATATGACAAATCAAGAAGTCATAACACTGCTCTTTCGTTTAATGTGTACTCTCTTTCTAATTGGGAGCTCTTTCAAGCTTGCATGTCGAGGGAATTTCTTCTCATGAGGAGGAACTCTTTTATCtatgttttcaaaacaagtcaG CTTACAGTTGTTGCATTTGTCATGATGACTGTATTTTTGCGGACTCGACAGGATATTGATATTTTTCGTGCAAACTATTACATGGGTGCCCTGTTTTATGCACTTGTCATTCTTCTCGTTGATGGAGTTCCTGAATTGTCAATGACTGTTACAAGACTTGCAGTGTTCTATAAACAGAGAGAGATGTGTTTTTATCCTGCGTGGATTTATGCGACTGTGTCTAGTATTTTGAAGATTCCTCTATCGTTTGTGGAATCTTTGGTGTGGACATCTCTTACTTATTATGTCATAGGATACAGCCCTGAGATTTCAAG GTTCTTTCGCCAGTTTATTCTACTTTTTGCTGTGCACATGGCGTCATTATCCACATTCCGTTTCTTGGCCTCAGCATTCCAAACTGCTGTTGCTTCTTTGATTGCTGGTAGCTATGCAGTGTTTTTGTTCTTATTGTTTAGTGGATTCATTATTACAAAAT CCTCCATGCCTGTTTGGTTAAAATGGGGCTTTTGGGTTTCTCCTCTGTCATACGGAGAAATAGGACTTTCTTTAAACGAATTCCTTTCTCCACGATGGCAGAAG ctttcaaacaCAAATACAAGTATAGGGCAAGAATTACTGAAGAGCCGTGGATTAGATTTCAATGGACATTATTACTGGATATCCCTCGGTGCCTTGTTTGGATTTTCTTTACTCTTCAACATTGGCTATGCCTTGGCCTTAAGTTTCTTGAAGC CTCCTGGGTCATCTCGTGCTATTATTTCCCATGACAAGCTTTCCCAGACACATGGAGGTGAGCAGTCCCATTACGGGCCACATGTGGAGGAGAAGTCTAGGAGATCTACTTCTGGTTCCAATAAAGCATCTGACGAAG GCAGGATGGTCCTACCTTTTCAACCTTTAACATTAACATTTCAAGATGTGCATTACCATGTAGACACCCCTTTG GAAATGAGAGAACGGGGATTCACTTCAAAGAAACTCCAACTTCTTTCTGGTATAACAGGTGCATTACGGCCTGGTGTTCTCACAGCATTAATGGGGGTCAGTGGAGCTGGAAAAACAACCCTTTTAGATGTTCTTGCAGGAAGAAAAACCTATGGCTATATCGAAGGAGAAATTAACATTGGTGGATACCCGAAGGTTCAAGAAACCTTTGCTAGGATTTCAGGATACTGCGAGCAAACTGACGTACACTCTCCACAAATCACTGTAGAAGAATCAGTGTTGTTTTCTGCTTGGCTGCGTCTAGCTCCTCAAATTGCCTTGAAAACTAAAGTT GAATTTGTGAATGAAGTCCTTGAGACCATTGAGCTTGAGGGAATCAAGGATGCCTTAGTTGGCATACCTGGTGTTAATGGCCTGTCAACTGAACAACGCAAGCGCCTTACTATAGCTGTGGAGCTGGTCGCTAATCCTTCCATTATATTCATGGATGAACCCACAACTGGTCTGGATGCAAGAGCAGCAGCAATCGTCATGCGAGCAGTAAAGAATGTAGTTGATACAGGAAGGACAGTTGTTTGCACCATCCACCAACCAAGTATTGACATATTTGAAACATTTAATGAG CTGATTCTTCTTAAACGTGGCGGTCATGTTATCTACTTCGGTCCACTGGGACATCATTCAAGTAGAGTGATAGAATATTTTGAG GGTATCTCTGGGGTGCCAAAGATTAGTAGCAACTATAATCCAGCGACATGGATGTTAGAGGTCACTTCGGCATCTTCAGAAGCTGAACTCTGCGTAGATTTCACCAAAATATACAGGGACTCTGCTTTATACCA GAACAATATGGAGCTCATACAGGAGTTGAGTAAACCACCTCATGGTTCAAATGAtctgcaatttccaactcaGTTTCCACAAAATGGGTGGGGGCAATTCAAATCCTGCCTATGGAAACAACACTTGTCGTACTGGAGAAGTCCTTCGTACAACTTAGTTCGCATTGTGTACACTCTTGCATCATCATTGCTATTTGGTTTGCTGTACTGGGGAAAGGGGAAGAAGAT CTCTAACCAGCAAAACTTGTTTAACATAACGGGTTCAATGTATGCTTCCGTTCTCTTCTTGGGCATAAATAACTGCGCTTCAGTCTTACCATATGTTGCAACAGAGCGAAATGTTATGTATCGGGAAAGATTCGCAGGAATGTACTCTGTGTGGACTTATTCACTTGCACAG GTGATGATTGAGATTCCCTATTCATTTGTACAAGCTGTGTCATTTGTCCTTATAACGTATCCAATGATCGGGTATTACGTATCAGCATATAAGATTTTCTGGTACTTCTACGGCATATTCTGCGCCTTGCTGTACTACAACTATCTAGGAATGCTGCTTGTGGCATTCACGCCAAACTACGTGGTAGCAACAACTATATCCTCACTCTTCTACACCTTGCTCAATCTTTTCACAGGGTTTCTTATTCCGCAACCT CGAATCCCCAACTGGTGGATCTGGGTTTATTATCTGTCGCCTACATCGTGGACACTGAATGGTATGCTCAGCTCACAGTATGGAGACATAGACAAAGAAATTACAGTCTATGGGGAAACCAAAATACTGTCTGCCTTCTTAAAAGACTATTATGGGTTTCACCACGATCGCTTAGCTATTACTGGAGTTGTGCTTACTGCATTTCCATTATTGTATGCTgctcttttttcattttttattggaaGGTTGAACTTTCAGAGGAGATAA
- the LOC119996291 gene encoding pleiotropic drug resistance protein 3-like isoform X2: MTLLLGPPGSGKTTLLKTLSGNLNQSLKVTGEIAYNGFKLKEIVPQKTSAYISQHDLHIPDMTVRETIDFSARCQGVGSRADIMLEVSRREKEAGIVPDPDTDTYMKAISVEGLERTLQTDYILKILGLDICADIMVGSAIKRGISGGQKKRLTTAEMLVGPISNLFMDEITNGLDSSTAFQIVSCLRQLVHISNATVLVSLLQPAPETFDLFDDVILMAQGKVVYHGPREHICNFFEECGFKCPERKGVADFLQEVISKKDQKQYWFHKQVPYSYFTVDMFSRKFKESPTAKNLDEELSEPYDKSRSHNTALSFNVYSLSNWELFQACMSREFLLMRRNSFIYVFKTSQLTVVAFVMMTVFLRTRQDIDIFRANYYMGALFYALVILLVDGVPELSMTVTRLAVFYKQREMCFYPAWIYATVSSILKIPLSFVESLVWTSLTYYVIGYSPEISRFFRQFILLFAVHMASLSTFRFLASAFQTAVASLIAGSYAVFLFLLFSGFIITKSSMPVWLKWGFWVSPLSYGEIGLSLNEFLSPRWQKLSNTNTSIGQELLKSRGLDFNGHYYWISLGALFGFSLLFNIGYALALSFLKPPGSSRAIISHDKLSQTHGGEQSHYGPHVEEKSRRSTSGSNKASDEGRMVLPFQPLTLTFQDVHYHVDTPLEMRERGFTSKKLQLLSGITGALRPGVLTALMGVSGAGKTTLLDVLAGRKTYGYIEGEINIGGYPKVQETFARISGYCEQTDVHSPQITVEESVLFSAWLRLAPQIALKTKVEFVNEVLETIELEGIKDALVGIPGVNGLSTEQRKRLTIAVELVANPSIIFMDEPTTGLDARAAAIVMRAVKNVVDTGRTVVCTIHQPSIDIFETFNELILLKRGGHVIYFGPLGHHSSRVIEYFEGISGVPKISSNYNPATWMLEVTSASSEAELCVDFTKIYRDSALYQNNMELIQELSKPPHGSNDLQFPTQFPQNGWGQFKSCLWKQHLSYWRSPSYNLVRIVYTLASSLLFGLLYWGKGKKISNQQNLFNITGSMYASVLFLGINNCASVLPYVATERNVMYRERFAGMYSVWTYSLAQVMIEIPYSFVQAVSFVLITYPMIGYYVSAYKIFWYFYGIFCALLYYNYLGMLLVAFTPNYVVATTISSLFYTLLNLFTGFLIPQPRIPNWWIWVYYLSPTSWTLNGMLSSQYGDIDKEITVYGETKILSAFLKDYYGFHHDRLAITGVVLTAFPLLYAALFSFFIGRLNFQRR, encoded by the exons ATGACTCTGCTGCTTGGCCCCCCTGGATCTGGGAAGACAACCCTTTTAAAGACGCTCTCTGGGAATCTAAACCAGTCTCTCAAG GTAACAGGAGAAATTGCTTACAATGGATTCAAACTAAAAGAGATTGTCCCCCAGAAAACATCTGCATATATAAGTCAACATGACCTGCACATTCCTGACATGACTGTTAGGGAAACAATTGATTTTTCGGCACGTTGTCAAGGTGTTGGAAGCCGAGCAG ACATAATGTTGGAGgtcagtaggagagagaaagaagccGGAATTGTTCCAGATCCGGACACAGATACTTACATGAAG gcAATTTCTGTTGAAGGATTGGAAAGAACCCTTCAAACGGACTACATCTTGAAA aTCCTTGGGCTTGATATTTGTGCAGACATCATGGTGGGCAGTGCCATCAAACGAGGGATATCTGGTGGTCAGAAGAAAAGATTGACTACAG CGGAAATGCTTGTGGGTCCCATAAGTAATTTGTTTATGGATGAAATAACAAATGGCTTAGACAGTTCTACTGCATTTCAAATTGTTTCTTGCCTTCGACAGCTGGTGCATATATCAAATGCTACTGTACTTGTTTCGCTTCTTCAACCAGCACCGGAAACCTTTGATCTATTTGATGATGTTATTTTGATGGCACAAGGGAAGGTTGTGTATCATGGACCGCGTGAAcatatttgcaatttttttgaGGAATGTGGTTTTAAATGTCCTGAGAGGAAAGGAGTAGCTGATTTTCTTCAGGAG GTCATCTCAAAGAAGGACCAAAAACAGTACTGGTTTCATAAACAAGTCCCTTACAGTTATTTTACAGTTGATATGTTTTCTAGAAAGTTCAAGGAATCTCCCACAGCAAAAAATTTAGATGAGGAGCTTTCCGAGCCATATGACAAATCAAGAAGTCATAACACTGCTCTTTCGTTTAATGTGTACTCTCTTTCTAATTGGGAGCTCTTTCAAGCTTGCATGTCGAGGGAATTTCTTCTCATGAGGAGGAACTCTTTTATCtatgttttcaaaacaagtcaG CTTACAGTTGTTGCATTTGTCATGATGACTGTATTTTTGCGGACTCGACAGGATATTGATATTTTTCGTGCAAACTATTACATGGGTGCCCTGTTTTATGCACTTGTCATTCTTCTCGTTGATGGAGTTCCTGAATTGTCAATGACTGTTACAAGACTTGCAGTGTTCTATAAACAGAGAGAGATGTGTTTTTATCCTGCGTGGATTTATGCGACTGTGTCTAGTATTTTGAAGATTCCTCTATCGTTTGTGGAATCTTTGGTGTGGACATCTCTTACTTATTATGTCATAGGATACAGCCCTGAGATTTCAAG GTTCTTTCGCCAGTTTATTCTACTTTTTGCTGTGCACATGGCGTCATTATCCACATTCCGTTTCTTGGCCTCAGCATTCCAAACTGCTGTTGCTTCTTTGATTGCTGGTAGCTATGCAGTGTTTTTGTTCTTATTGTTTAGTGGATTCATTATTACAAAAT CCTCCATGCCTGTTTGGTTAAAATGGGGCTTTTGGGTTTCTCCTCTGTCATACGGAGAAATAGGACTTTCTTTAAACGAATTCCTTTCTCCACGATGGCAGAAG ctttcaaacaCAAATACAAGTATAGGGCAAGAATTACTGAAGAGCCGTGGATTAGATTTCAATGGACATTATTACTGGATATCCCTCGGTGCCTTGTTTGGATTTTCTTTACTCTTCAACATTGGCTATGCCTTGGCCTTAAGTTTCTTGAAGC CTCCTGGGTCATCTCGTGCTATTATTTCCCATGACAAGCTTTCCCAGACACATGGAGGTGAGCAGTCCCATTACGGGCCACATGTGGAGGAGAAGTCTAGGAGATCTACTTCTGGTTCCAATAAAGCATCTGACGAAG GCAGGATGGTCCTACCTTTTCAACCTTTAACATTAACATTTCAAGATGTGCATTACCATGTAGACACCCCTTTG GAAATGAGAGAACGGGGATTCACTTCAAAGAAACTCCAACTTCTTTCTGGTATAACAGGTGCATTACGGCCTGGTGTTCTCACAGCATTAATGGGGGTCAGTGGAGCTGGAAAAACAACCCTTTTAGATGTTCTTGCAGGAAGAAAAACCTATGGCTATATCGAAGGAGAAATTAACATTGGTGGATACCCGAAGGTTCAAGAAACCTTTGCTAGGATTTCAGGATACTGCGAGCAAACTGACGTACACTCTCCACAAATCACTGTAGAAGAATCAGTGTTGTTTTCTGCTTGGCTGCGTCTAGCTCCTCAAATTGCCTTGAAAACTAAAGTT GAATTTGTGAATGAAGTCCTTGAGACCATTGAGCTTGAGGGAATCAAGGATGCCTTAGTTGGCATACCTGGTGTTAATGGCCTGTCAACTGAACAACGCAAGCGCCTTACTATAGCTGTGGAGCTGGTCGCTAATCCTTCCATTATATTCATGGATGAACCCACAACTGGTCTGGATGCAAGAGCAGCAGCAATCGTCATGCGAGCAGTAAAGAATGTAGTTGATACAGGAAGGACAGTTGTTTGCACCATCCACCAACCAAGTATTGACATATTTGAAACATTTAATGAG CTGATTCTTCTTAAACGTGGCGGTCATGTTATCTACTTCGGTCCACTGGGACATCATTCAAGTAGAGTGATAGAATATTTTGAG GGTATCTCTGGGGTGCCAAAGATTAGTAGCAACTATAATCCAGCGACATGGATGTTAGAGGTCACTTCGGCATCTTCAGAAGCTGAACTCTGCGTAGATTTCACCAAAATATACAGGGACTCTGCTTTATACCA GAACAATATGGAGCTCATACAGGAGTTGAGTAAACCACCTCATGGTTCAAATGAtctgcaatttccaactcaGTTTCCACAAAATGGGTGGGGGCAATTCAAATCCTGCCTATGGAAACAACACTTGTCGTACTGGAGAAGTCCTTCGTACAACTTAGTTCGCATTGTGTACACTCTTGCATCATCATTGCTATTTGGTTTGCTGTACTGGGGAAAGGGGAAGAAGAT CTCTAACCAGCAAAACTTGTTTAACATAACGGGTTCAATGTATGCTTCCGTTCTCTTCTTGGGCATAAATAACTGCGCTTCAGTCTTACCATATGTTGCAACAGAGCGAAATGTTATGTATCGGGAAAGATTCGCAGGAATGTACTCTGTGTGGACTTATTCACTTGCACAG GTGATGATTGAGATTCCCTATTCATTTGTACAAGCTGTGTCATTTGTCCTTATAACGTATCCAATGATCGGGTATTACGTATCAGCATATAAGATTTTCTGGTACTTCTACGGCATATTCTGCGCCTTGCTGTACTACAACTATCTAGGAATGCTGCTTGTGGCATTCACGCCAAACTACGTGGTAGCAACAACTATATCCTCACTCTTCTACACCTTGCTCAATCTTTTCACAGGGTTTCTTATTCCGCAACCT CGAATCCCCAACTGGTGGATCTGGGTTTATTATCTGTCGCCTACATCGTGGACACTGAATGGTATGCTCAGCTCACAGTATGGAGACATAGACAAAGAAATTACAGTCTATGGGGAAACCAAAATACTGTCTGCCTTCTTAAAAGACTATTATGGGTTTCACCACGATCGCTTAGCTATTACTGGAGTTGTGCTTACTGCATTTCCATTATTGTATGCTgctcttttttcattttttattggaaGGTTGAACTTTCAGAGGAGATAA
- the LOC119996753 gene encoding transmembrane 9 superfamily member 11, giving the protein MDPLGRFKIWVLTVLLIVQSGSGFYLPGSYPHKYAVGDTLSVKVNSITSIDTEMPFSYYSLPFCKPEGGIKDSAENLGELLMGDRIENSPYRFKMFTNESEVLLCRTDPLSADNFKILKKRIDDMYQVNLILDNLPAIRYTKKDGYVLRWTGYPVGIKVQDLYYVFNHLKFTVLVHKYEETNVARVMGAGDGAEMIPANRDGESGKPGYMVVGFEVVPCSFKHNSDSVKKSKMYEKYPSKIQCDPTTVAMPIKENEPIVFTYEVTFEESDIKWPSRWDAYLKMEGSKVHWFSILNSLMVITFLAGIVLVIFLRTVRRDLTRYEELDKEAQAQMNEELSGWKLVVGDVFRAPSSPALLCVMVGDGVQILGMGVVTILFAALGFMSPASRGTLITGMLFFYLVLGIAAGYVAVRLWRTIGCGDHKGWVSVAWKAACFFPGIAFLILTVLNFLLWGSHSTGAIPFSLFVILLLLWFCISVPLTLVGGYFGAKAPHIEYPVRTNQIPREIPAQKYPSWLLVLGAGTLPFGTLFIELFFIMSSLWMGRVYYVFGFLFIVMILLVVVCAEVSLVLTYMHLCVEDWKWWWKSFFASGSVAIYIFLYSVNYLIFDLKSLSGPVSATLYLGYSLLMVLAVMVSTGTVGFLSSFWFVHYLFSSVKLD; this is encoded by the coding sequence ATGGATCCTTTAGGTCGTTTCAAGATCTGGGTCTTGACTGTATTACTCATTGTCCAATCTGGATCTGGGTTTTACCTGCCCGGTAGTTACCCTCACAAGTACGCTGTCGGTGACACTTTGTCAGTGAAAGTGAATTCCATCACTTCTATTGATACAGAAATGCCTTTTAGTTACTACAGTTTGCCCTTCTGCAAGCCCGAAGGGGGTATCAAGGACAGTGCTGAGAATCTTGGTGAGCTCCTTATGGGAGACAGGATTGAGAACTCCCCCTATCGGTTCAAGATGTTCACTAATGAGTCTGAGGTCCTTCTGTGTCGGACCGATCCGTTATCAGCTGATAACTTTAAGATCTTGAAGAAGAGGATTGATGACATGTATCAGGTTAATTTGATCCTTGATAACTTGCCAGCAATAAGGTACACCAAGAAGGATGGTTACGTTTTGAGGTGGACTGGCTATCCAGTTGGGATCAAGGTTCAGGATTTGTATTATGTGTTTAACCATTTGAAGTTTACGGTTCTTGTCCATAAATACGAGGAGACCAATGTGGCACGCGTAATGGGGGCTGGAGATGGAGCTGAGATGATTCCTGCTAATAGAGATGGTGAGTCTGGTAAGCCTGGGTATATGGTTGTTGGATTTGAGGTGGTTCCTTGTAGTTTCAAGCATAATTCAGATTCAGTGAAGAAATCGAAAATGTATGAGAAGTATCCTTCGAAGATACAATGTGATCCTACTACTGTGGCAATGCCTATCAAGGAAAATGAGCCCATTGTCTTTACCtatgaagttacgtttgaagaGAGTGACATCAAGTGGCCATCACGCTGGGATGCATATTTGAAAATGGAGGGTTCAAAAGTTCATTGGTTCTCAATTCTGAACTCTCTAATGGTCATAACTTTCCTTGCTGGTATAGTCCTTGTGATCTTCTTGAGGACGGTTAGACGGGATCTGACCCGATATGAGGAGCTGGACAAGGAAGCTCAAGCACAGATGAATGAGGAATTATCCGGATGGAAGCTTGTTGTTGGGGATGTTTTCCGTGCTCCATCTAGTCCTGCTCTTTTATGTGTTATGGTTGGAGATGGTGTTCAGATTCTTGGGATGGGAGTCGTGACTATATTGTTTGCGGCTCTTGGATTCATGTCACCTGCTTCCCGTGGAACACTTATTACAGGTATGCTGTTTTTCTACTTGGTTCTTGGCATTGCAGCTGGCTATGTTGCTGTTCGTCTTTGGAGGACCATTGGATGTGGGGATCACAAAGGGTGGGTTTCAGTTGCATGGAAGGCAGCTTGCTTCTTTCCTGGTATTGCCTTTTTGATCTTAACAGTTTTGAACTTCCTACTGTGGGGTAGTCATAGCACCGGTGCCATTCcattttccttgtttgttaTACTACTTTTGCTCTGGTTCTGTATCTCGGTCCCCCTTACTCTTGTTGGTGGTTATTTTGGGGCAAAGGCTCCTCATATTGAATATCCTGTTCGGACAAATCAGATCCCTCGTGAAATTCCAGCTCAAAAGTATCCATCTTGGTTGCTAGTTCTCGGTGCTGGCACTCTTCCATTTGGAACCCTTTTTATTGAGCTCTTCTTTATCATGTCTAGTCTCTGGATGGGCCGTGTTTACTACGTTTTTGGGTTCCTCTTTATTGTTATGATCCTCCTTGTGGTTGTTTGTGCTGAAGTATCATTGGTTTTAACCTACATGCACCTCTGTGTGGAGGACTGGAAATGGTGGTGGAAGTCCTTCTTTGCTTCTGGTTCTGTTGCCATCTACATTTTCCTGTACTCCGTGAATTACCTGATATTTGACCTTAAGAGTTTGAGCGGTCCCGTTTCTGCCACACTCTACTTGGGGTATTCTCTCTTAATGGTCCTAGCAGTCATGGTCTCAACTGGCACGGTTGGCTTCCTTTCATCATTCTGGTTCGTGCATTACTTGTTCTCTTCAGTGAAGCTAGATTGA